One Gemmatimonadota bacterium genomic window, CGCGCCGGCGAGGGCCGGCGTGATCCACGGAAGTTGTTCCAACTCGGTACGGCCCGACCGGTTGATATCGAGCGGGTCGCGCCGCAGGGATACCAGCAGTGCGATGTCCTCCGGATCGATATCGGCGGCTTCCCGGTCTATCAGTGCATCGATCGAATAGTCCAGATCCTGGGCCGCCCGCTCTTCAGGCAAGCCCATCATCGCCACCAGGGACGTGGCGGCCAGCATGCGCCATATCGGTTTCATGAACAGGCGCATCTCAACCGAACTCCATGGTAAGGGAAAACCGGTGCGTGATGCCCAGCAGGGCGTGGGACGAGAGGGCATAGTCCGTTTTGACCCGTCCCATCGCCAGGCCCAGGCCGACGTAGAACAGGGAAGGATCGGTGGTCAGACCGGCACGTACCGTAACGGACTCGGCCAGGCGAAACTCCTGGCCCACTCGCGTGGTGTAGCCATGACGCGGATGGCGGTCGAGCTGGAAGGAAACCGTCAGACGGTCCCCCGTCCTGCTCAAGCCCGCCTGGATGATGCGGGGGCTTTCCGCGGCGGAACCGGTCTCCGAGAAGCGGCCGACGGCATGGGCCATCGCGCCGAGACGAAGTTCGAAGGGGAGATCCAGGAGGATGCCCGCGTCCATCGCAACGGCGGAAGCGCCATCGTAGTTTTTAATGGAAAGGCTTAATCGGCGCAGGGCGAGCCCCGCATGGAACCGCCTGCCGATGGAACGTCCGTAGGAGAGACCGAAGATACTTTCCCGGTACAGCGAGCTACCCAGTCCGTGATAGAACAGGCCGAAATGCCCGAGACTGGTCGGCGCGATGGCGGAGACGGCCAACTGAGCCAGTTCTTTCATGCCGAAGAGCCGCGTATAGTAGCTCGTCAAGGCAAGCCGGCCCACCCTGGGCGTACCGCCCGGGTTCAGGAAGGACGCTTCGGCGTCGTCCGCGACGGCCACGAAAGCGCCCGCCATGCCGACGGGTCTGGCACCGGCGTAGACCGGTTCGAAAGCACTCCATGCCGTTCCCGGCGTCGCGAGTAACAACAAAAGCGGTAGAATCAGAGATCTTTTCATTTTGGCTCCCATGTGAAGATGAACTGTTGAGTGACCGCTTCAATGCGGCATATCTCAACAGTCGGAAGCCGTTTCTGAAATCTCGTTTTCTACCGCAAAAAGTCGATCCCAGTACGTCCCACTCTCGTGTTGACAGAGACCTCCGATCCCGTATATTGAAGGTGGTTCGCCCCAGTAGCTCAGTTGGACAGAGCATCGGACTTCTAATCCGAGGGTCGCAGGTTCGAATCCTGCCTGGGGTATACCAACCTCGCATCTTCCGGGATTACCGGGCTTCGACTAACTATCTCTCCGATCATACCGCTTGAACCTAGAGATGAAATCCCGGGGCGTCGTTTCATCCGGCGAAGACAACGACCCCTCCTGAGCACACCAGTCCTCACGAATCCTGCGATTCGCTGGCGGTATACTCCCGAACCGTGCGTTTTCTGGTGTCCCGGAGCGATACGACCCGGGTTCCGTTGATCGATTCGTTGTCCGGCAGCGCCGTTTCGCCTTTCTCCTTGCCGGTCTGTGCCACACTCTTCACCGACTTCAGGATATCGCTGCCCGAAACGGCCTCGTGATCGGCATCGTAATAGTCGTACCAGGGCAGGCCGGATTCGGTATAGTATTGGGCCGTAGGCGGTTCTATGGGCGGACGCTCACCGGTTATCGCCATCCACTGGGCCGAATTGGCGATGGTAATGAAACACCGGACGGGATGCCGCTGGTCCCAGGCATCCAGGCCATAATCGTCCTCGTAGATCTCCTGGCGCATCCGGCCGCCGGGCGCTAGTCCCATGCCCTCATCCTGGGGACTTTGCATTTCCATCAGTTTCGGGTAGTTCGATGGATATTGTCCGTCCCGCGCCCTCATCGCTTCATAGCGCTCCGCCTTCATGGGATAGGCCGTTATCTGAAGGCCGCCATGCTGCGCCGAGCCCGTCAACTGCTCTTCGACCGTGTACCCCTTGCCCAGCGGCATGGCCACGAACTGGCGGATCACGCCTTTTTCTACGCAATACCCATCAAGCCACGGTTGTTCGGGCAATACCAGGTAGTCTTGCGGATCGGTATTCAGATAGTTTATCCAGTCTTCGCCAGTGACCGCGCAGATTTTACCGGTCGCGATCTTCAATGCAAAAGGATAAGCATGGTAGCCGTCGAAGTTCAGCCACATCGCTTCGGCCTGGAACATCGGCATGATCACACCACCCCTGCGGCCCCACGTGTTCGGCAGGCGATCCGCGTAGTCATCCAGGTGGCGCAGGGGAAAACAACCCAGGCCCGGGGGCAAGGGGTAATCCTGCCCATCGTCCGGGATGCGCAGCGTACGCTGAAAGGAGATCGAACACCGTGCATGATCGTGGACTTCCGGGCATTGTATTTCCAGCTGGTCGTGCTCAAGGTATATCATCACTTTCCTCCTGTTACCATTCACCGTCCCGCACTTCGCGAACTATCCTGAGGATGGCGTGATCGGGAGTCTCTTTCATCTTCCGGATCAAGTCTGCGAACAACCTCGGCCGCTTGCGGATGATCTCCTGCAGATCGCTCGACACCTTGCCCGCCAGGGCCAGCAGCACGTCCGGGTCCTCGCCCAGATCCCGTGCCAGCTTGAGCGTCGTGGCCTCGGAAGGCGGCGCCACATCGCCGCGCTCGATCTTGCTCAGGTAGGCCGGCTCGACCTCGATGCGCTGCGCCACCTGGCGCAGGGAGTAACGCCTGTCTTGCTTCCGCAGGGCCTCGCGGCGGGAACGGATGTGTTTACCAAAATGTGTCATATGTTATATATAGTACACATTCAGGCACTTGTCAAGCCTCTTTGATAAAAAAGTTCCGAAGAAACACCGGTTTGTACGTATTAGTTGTTAAATAGTCCTTGAAAGCGTAATATCGATCCATCTGGATTTCCACATTGGAATCAGGCACAAGGATGAGTCGTAACATGGGGTGCTTACGAAATCTGAAGAAAACGCATGGAAAACCTGTCACACGGGCCGCATCATCCCGGCCAGGCACAGTGCGGTGTGGCTGGCGTATGCTTGCTATTGCACTCGCTTCACTGATCACCGCCGCGGGAACCACGCAAGCCCAGGAAAACCCGATCGGTTTCTACATCGGCGTATTCTCGGGTCCGGGTATAATGGACGTCCGATCCACCGACATCGACGGTTTTACGGGATCACAAGGCGTCCCCGGGCAGACGTTCGAGTACGACGATTCCGGATTCCCGGCCGGTGTCGTGGCCGGGCGGCACTTTCATCTGGGGCGTCTACCGATCCGAATCGAAATGGACGGAACGTTCGTCGGACTTCCGTCGGCATCCCGGCAGATGGACCCCGTCGGAATGGACGAAACGGCCACGTCGGATCTGCGTTGGGTCGGTACGGCGCGCATAGGCATTCGGAAGCCTTTCGGGCGAATCGGCGTGTTCCTCGACGGCGGCGTGTCGATTGCCGGCATATCGAATTCGTTCATCGATCTCGACCCGGGAGCGGACGGACGGATGGAGGTGGATCTCGACGATTCATTCGACGATCAGTTGACGCGCGTCGGGTGGGTCTTGGGCTCAGGAATCGAGATGCAGGTGACCGGTGCGTGGAACATCCGCTTCGAAGGCCTTTACGTGGATACAGGAGCAACTGACCACCAGGCCCCGAACCGGCTTGGCGTCAACGCGGGCATTTGCGGACCCGCCGGTCTCTCGAGCCCTTGCCGCTATAGTATCGATCAACGGTTCGCCTTCCTCCGTCTTATCCTCGTTCGCAGTCTGGGCCGATGAATGGCCGCTTGATTTCGTTGACATCATACCGCCCAATGCGTATATCGAATGCTGGCCTCAGTGGGTTCCCCGTGCGTCCGTAGCTCAGCTGGATAGAGCAACTGACTTCGGATCAGTAGGTCGGGGGTTCGAATCCCTCCGGGCGTATTCTCTTCTTCGACTTCCCCATCTGTAGTATGGACTGCAGGGCATCGGTTCCAGAGTATCGATGGCCGGAAAGGCGTATCCATGGACCGCATCAGGATCGGCGTGGTCGGCTGCGGCGCGATCGCCCAGATCCAACACCTGCCCAATATCGCCGAGCTTCGAGACCGTTACGAACTGGCCGGACTCTGCGACGCTTCCGCGAAGCTGGTCGACTTCATCGGCGAAATGTACCACGTACCCAAACACAGCCGCGTCACCCGGTACGAGGACCTCCTGGGCATCGACCTGGACGCCGTGCTACTCTGTTTCGCCGACCCCAAGACCGAAGCGGCCGTCGCCGCGCTGGACGCGGGCAAGCACGTATTCATCGAAAAGCCCATGTGCTACTCGGTGCGGGAAGCGGACCGGATCATCGGGGCCGCCGAGGCTTCGGGCAAAACGCTGATGGTGGGGTACATGAAACAGCACGATCCAGGGTACCGTTTCGCCCGGGACGAGGTGCTTGCCATGCCCGATATCCGCTTCATTCAGGCCAACCACCTTCACTGCGGCAACGACCGGCACCTGAGTGAATACACGCTGTATGCTTTCGACGACATACCGCCGGACGTCATCGAGGATACGACGAAAAGAAGGGAGCGCGCCGTCCAGGATGCCATCGGCGACGTGCCGGAGGCCGCACGAAGGATCTTTTTCTCCCTTTCCGGCAGCATGATCCACGACATCAGCAGCCTGCGGGGCCTCTTCGGTCCGCCGGACCGGGTGGTCAGCGCCGAAGTCTGGCGCGGAGGAACGAGTGTGACGACCGTGCTGGCCTACGAGAACGACGCGCGGTGCGTGGCGTCCTGGACCAGCCTGCCCGAACTCCACGATTTCCGGGAGACCCTGGAAGTCTTTGGTGCGGGGCGCCGCGTGGGCATCCGGTTCCCCACGGGGTTCGACCGGGGACTGCCGTCGCCGGTCACGGTGATGGGCATGGACGGCGAACAGCCCTGGAAGAAGGAACTCGTGGTCAACAAGCAGAACGCCTTCAAGCTGGAGCTAGTTCATTTCCACGATTGCGTCGTGAACGGGAAACCACCCGTCACAGACGGTTACGGCGCGCGGCAGGACCACGCGCTGTGCCGCGACATCGTTCACGCCTACCTGCGAGCGAATCCATCATGAAAATCGTCTTCTGTACCCTCACGCTGAGTGGCTATCGTTCGCCGGAAGCCGCGGAACGGGGTTATCCCCTCGCCGAAGAACGAAAGCCGGTGTGGGACTGGCTCGTACGCCACGGATTCGACGGGATCGACCTGGGCGAGACCTGGTTCAATTTCTACGACGCGCCGGACGACGCACTCGTCGAACTGGGCGAGGAGGCGCGGAGCCACGGACTCGAAATCGGCGGGCTGACCGTGCTGCGGAAGATCATCACCTGGCCGGCGCCCGAGGAGGTCCGGGCGACGAACCGGGGCTTGCTGTACAGGGCGGTGAAGGCGGCCCAACTCGCGGGCGCGCCGCTGGTCAACATGTCCATCTCGCCCCAACCCTGGGAAGTGGGCGTGCGCGAGCAGGACCTCCGGGGGCAGTCCGATCCAGTGGGCAGCAGCATGCGGGCGCGGGACGAGGACTACGAAGAGGCCGCCAGCGTGCTGCGGTCACTGGCGCGGGAAGCCGAACCGGAGGGCACCGAACTGACCCTGGAACTCCACCAGAACAGCATCGTGGACACCCCGGAGGGTATGCTGCGGCTGATCGACCTGGTCGGCCATCCCCTGATCAAGGCGAACCCGGATCTCGGCAATTTCTACTTCGCCTACGCGACGCCCGAAGGCGGATGGGACGACGTGTGCCGCTTGCTCGCGCCCCACACCAACTTCTGGCACGTCAAGAATATCCAGCGGATCTACTTCCAGGAAGAAGACCGCGCCCAGCACATCAACGCGCCCCTGGGCGAAGGCATGATCGATTATCGCCGGGCACTCCGGATCATGCGGGACGGCGGCTTCGACGGGTACATCAGCATCGAGCTGGCCACCGGAGCCGATCCCTTCAACGCGATCCTGTCCGGCAAGCAATACCTGGACGAAATGATGCGGGACGAGATTTGAAACTGAACTTCTTCCAGATGCTCGCCCTGATGGGACCGGGGATCGCTGTCGCAGCCACGGGAGTGGGCGCCGGGGACATGATTTCGGCCACCAATGCCGGCGCGAATTTCGGCACGGTGCTGCTGTGGGCCCTCGTCTGGGGCGCCGTGCTCAAGTTCGCCCTGAACGAAGGAGTCGGTCGCTGGCAGCTTGCGACGGGCACCACACTCCTGGAAGGCTGGGTAAAGCGCCTCGGCAGGCCCGTCCAGTATTTCTTCCTGCTCTATCTCCTCATCTGGTCCTTCCTGGTCGGCGGGGGACTGCTTTCGGCCTCCGGCATCGCCGGCCACACGGTTTTTCCAGGGCTTTCGGTTGCGCAGTGGGGGGTCATCCACGCCCTGGCCGCGTGCGTCATGGTCTGGGCGGGCCGTTTCGGGTTCTTCCTGACCGTCATGAAGGTGCTCGTCGGCCTGATGTTCGTAAGCTTCCTGATCAGCGCCTGGGCCCTCCGCCCCGATCTCGGCGACCTCCTGCGCGGCATCGCCCTGCCGAGTGCGCCGTCGGGTTCGGTGGTCGCCGTTCTGAGCGTCCTGGGCGGCGTGGGCGGCAGCCTGTCGGTCATGTGCTACGGGTACTGGATCCGGGAAGCCGGCCGCGAGGGCAGCGAGTGGCTCAAGGGCATACGGATCGATCTCGGCGGCGCCTATATCCTGACGGGGTTCTTTGGCATAGCCGTCATGATTCTCGGCGCGCAGATACGTCCCGAAGCCGTGGGCATCGATATCGTCCTGGGCATGGCGGACCGGCTGGAATTGGCACTGGGACCCTTCGGGCGGTGGTCCCTCTACCTGGGCTTCTGGGCCGCGGTCATCACCTCGGTGCTGGGGGTCTGGCAAGGCATCCCCTACCTGTTCGCCGATTTCATGGCGCTGTTCAAAAGGGCGTCCAGCGAGGCCCGGGAGGCCATGGTCCGGACCGATTCCCGGTACTACCGCGGGTTCCTGCTGTTCCTGACCTTTCCGACCATGGTCCTGCTGCTTTTCGACCGGCCGGTTTCCATCGTCATCATCTATACGGTGGTCGGCGCCTTCTTCATGCCGTTCCTGGCCGGCACCCTGCTGTACATGAACTCGAAACGTGAATGGGTCGGAAACCTGAAGACGGGGTGGCTGCTGAACGTACTCCTCGTCCTCGCACTGGTCCTCTTCCTGTATCTCGGCGTAAATCAGTTGATCGACGCCGTGGGTTGACCCGGGCGATCATTCGGCCGACCTTGAGATTAGGCGGCCGGTCCTCGCGATCTTGCGGAGCACCCGACCCCGGCGATCGGTCGATCGATGAACCGGAGCGGCGGCCATGGCCTCGAAAATCGGCATCGGCATCATCGGCATGGGGTGGATGGGCATGGTACACGGCCGCGCCTACCACCAGGTCCGGCAGCGCTTTCCCGAAAGCGTGCTGTTACCGCAACTGGTCGTCTGCGCCGACGACGTGGCCGCGCGATGCGAGCAGGCCCGGGACATGCTGGGATTCACCAGGACCACGACGGACTGGCGCGAAGTCATGGAAGACCCGGACGTATCCGTGGTCAATATCACCGCGCCGAACCATCTCCACCTGGACATGGTCCGGGCCGCCGCAGCGGCAGGCAAGCATATCTTCTGTGAGAAGCCCGTGGGTTGCTCCCCCGCGGAAACGGCCGAAATCGCCCGGACAGCCGCCGAAGCAGGCGTGCTGAGCTGGGTCGGTTACAACTACCGGTGGGCGCCGCTGGTGCAGCATACGCGAACGCTTGTCGCCGACGGTGCGCTGGGCGACCTCACCCACTATCGCGGCCGGTTCTTCGCGGGCTACGCGAGCCATCCCGACGGCGTGCTCTCCTGGCGCTTCCGAAGAGAGGATGCCGGGAGCGGCGCCCTGGGCGATCTCATGTCCCACGTCGTCGACATGGCCCACCTCCTCGCGGGTCCCATCAGACGCGTGGTGGGGCAGAAGGCGCTGATCATCGAAGACCGGCCTGTCGCGCCGGCCGGCGAGGGAACCCACTTCTCCGTCGGGACCGGCGGGCAGCGCGAACCCGTGACGAATGAAGACTACGCCGGAGCACTGGTGGAGTTCGAGAATGGCGCCCGGGGGACCTTCGAAGTCGACCGCGTGATCCAGGGAACGAAATGCCAGATGGCCTTCGAGATCCACGGCACGAGGGGCGCGGTCCGATGGGACTTCGAGCGCATGAACGAACTGCAGTGGTACACGGTCGACGGTCCGCAGGACGGGTTCGTCACGCTGCAGAGCGGCCCGGCCTATCCCGGGCATGTACACTTCAACCCCGGGCCGGCCGTGGGACTCGGATACAACGACCTCAAGGCGATCGAGACCTCTCACTTCCTGCAGTCCATCGCGGCGGGCAGGCAGGGCGAGCCCGGCTTCAGTGAAGCGCGGGCCGTGGCCGAGGTGCTGGCCGCAGTGGAGCGCTCCTGGTCGTCCGACCGATGGGAAACGGTGCAGGAAATCGGCTGAGTTACCTGGCGCCGGCTATCGACTGATCGATCGCGGCCGGCCGGCACCGCCCGAATCGACCGGGACCAGGTATCTAAACGAAGGAGCAGATCATGGCATATCCCCACGATAAGGTCCGCCTGACCACGGCGCAGGCGGTGGTCAAGTACCTGTCCGTGCAGTACAGCGAGCGCGACGGCGTGGAGCGTCGTTTCATCCCCGCCATATTCGGCATATTCGGCCATGGGAACGTGGCCGGGCTGGGCCAGGCCCTCTTCGAGTACGGACAGGACCTGACCTACCACCAGCCCTGCAACGAGCAGTCCATGGTGCACACGGCCTCGGGATACGCCAAGGTGAACCACCGCATGGCCACCATAGCGTGCACGGCCTCTATCGGTCCGGGATCGACCAACATGCTGTCCGGCGCGGCCACGGCCACGATCAACCGCCTGCCCGTGCTCCTGCTGCCGTCCGACTACTACGCCACCCGGTACCAGGGTCCGGTGCTGCAGGAACTCGAGCACCCGGTGTCAGCCGAGGTGAGCGTCAACGACTGTTTCCGCCCGGTCAGCCGCTTCTTCGACCGGATCA contains:
- a CDS encoding sugar phosphate isomerase/epimerase, encoding MKIVFCTLTLSGYRSPEAAERGYPLAEERKPVWDWLVRHGFDGIDLGETWFNFYDAPDDALVELGEEARSHGLEIGGLTVLRKIITWPAPEEVRATNRGLLYRAVKAAQLAGAPLVNMSISPQPWEVGVREQDLRGQSDPVGSSMRARDEDYEEAASVLRSLAREAEPEGTELTLELHQNSIVDTPEGMLRLIDLVGHPLIKANPDLGNFYFAYATPEGGWDDVCRLLAPHTNFWHVKNIQRIYFQEEDRAQHINAPLGEGMIDYRRALRIMRDGGFDGYISIELATGADPFNAILSGKQYLDEMMRDEI
- a CDS encoding Gfo/Idh/MocA family oxidoreductase — translated: MDRIRIGVVGCGAIAQIQHLPNIAELRDRYELAGLCDASAKLVDFIGEMYHVPKHSRVTRYEDLLGIDLDAVLLCFADPKTEAAVAALDAGKHVFIEKPMCYSVREADRIIGAAEASGKTLMVGYMKQHDPGYRFARDEVLAMPDIRFIQANHLHCGNDRHLSEYTLYAFDDIPPDVIEDTTKRRERAVQDAIGDVPEAARRIFFSLSGSMIHDISSLRGLFGPPDRVVSAEVWRGGTSVTTVLAYENDARCVASWTSLPELHDFRETLEVFGAGRRVGIRFPTGFDRGLPSPVTVMGMDGEQPWKKELVVNKQNAFKLELVHFHDCVVNGKPPVTDGYGARQDHALCRDIVHAYLRANPS
- a CDS encoding Nramp family divalent metal transporter translates to MKLNFFQMLALMGPGIAVAATGVGAGDMISATNAGANFGTVLLWALVWGAVLKFALNEGVGRWQLATGTTLLEGWVKRLGRPVQYFFLLYLLIWSFLVGGGLLSASGIAGHTVFPGLSVAQWGVIHALAACVMVWAGRFGFFLTVMKVLVGLMFVSFLISAWALRPDLGDLLRGIALPSAPSGSVVAVLSVLGGVGGSLSVMCYGYWIREAGREGSEWLKGIRIDLGGAYILTGFFGIAVMILGAQIRPEAVGIDIVLGMADRLELALGPFGRWSLYLGFWAAVITSVLGVWQGIPYLFADFMALFKRASSEAREAMVRTDSRYYRGFLLFLTFPTMVLLLFDRPVSIVIIYTVVGAFFMPFLAGTLLYMNSKREWVGNLKTGWLLNVLLVLALVLFLYLGVNQLIDAVG
- a CDS encoding outer membrane beta-barrel protein; this encodes MLAIALASLITAAGTTQAQENPIGFYIGVFSGPGIMDVRSTDIDGFTGSQGVPGQTFEYDDSGFPAGVVAGRHFHLGRLPIRIEMDGTFVGLPSASRQMDPVGMDETATSDLRWVGTARIGIRKPFGRIGVFLDGGVSIAGISNSFIDLDPGADGRMEVDLDDSFDDQLTRVGWVLGSGIEMQVTGAWNIRFEGLYVDTGATDHQAPNRLGVNAGICGPAGLSSPCRYSIDQRFAFLRLILVRSLGR
- a CDS encoding helix-turn-helix transcriptional regulator produces the protein MTHFGKHIRSRREALRKQDRRYSLRQVAQRIEVEPAYLSKIERGDVAPPSEATTLKLARDLGEDPDVLLALAGKVSSDLQEIIRKRPRLFADLIRKMKETPDHAILRIVREVRDGEW
- a CDS encoding Gfo/Idh/MocA family oxidoreductase — protein: MASKIGIGIIGMGWMGMVHGRAYHQVRQRFPESVLLPQLVVCADDVAARCEQARDMLGFTRTTTDWREVMEDPDVSVVNITAPNHLHLDMVRAAAAAGKHIFCEKPVGCSPAETAEIARTAAEAGVLSWVGYNYRWAPLVQHTRTLVADGALGDLTHYRGRFFAGYASHPDGVLSWRFRREDAGSGALGDLMSHVVDMAHLLAGPIRRVVGQKALIIEDRPVAPAGEGTHFSVGTGGQREPVTNEDYAGALVEFENGARGTFEVDRVIQGTKCQMAFEIHGTRGAVRWDFERMNELQWYTVDGPQDGFVTLQSGPAYPGHVHFNPGPAVGLGYNDLKAIETSHFLQSIAAGRQGEPGFSEARAVAEVLAAVERSWSSDRWETVQEIG